One part of the Bacillota bacterium genome encodes these proteins:
- a CDS encoding polymer-forming cytoskeletal protein, with product MPGKKEAATAADRIDALIAPGTHFRGEIVSRGTLRIDGWVEGKISTEGDIIIGESGLVSAQIRARNIIVAGKVKGNLIPSGRVEIATTASLEGDILAG from the coding sequence ATGCCTGGCAAGAAAGAAGCAGCAACTGCGGCCGATAGAATCGATGCCTTGATTGCCCCGGGGACACACTTCCGCGGCGAAATAGTATCTCGTGGCACCCTGCGGATTGATGGCTGGGTAGAGGGAAAGATCTCTACCGAGGGAGACATCATAATCGGCGAGAGCGGGTTGGTGTCAGCTCAGATTCGAGCCAGGAATATCATCGTTGCCGGTAAGGTAAAAGGAAACCTCATACCTTCTGGCCGCGTCGAGATAGCTACTACAGCCAGCCTGGAGGGAGATATTCTGGCAGGCTAA
- a CDS encoding response regulator transcription factor → MAGEKILVIDDEAIVRRVIEHHLVREGFQVITAGDGGSVFELVRAHKPELIILDILLPDVDGIEVCREIRKKNNVPIIFLTSKRDSSDIILGLGVGGDDYIVKPFNPKELIARVKANLRRCLMQNTVYQCPEQEKILTYPGLEIDLSSRSVLVDSSPVALTNKEFELLTLLAQNPNRVFSYNQILESIWQFKYNADYRTVMVHVNRLRKKIEADHSKPRYIITVRGVGYKFHHQ, encoded by the coding sequence ATGGCTGGAGAGAAAATCCTGGTGATTGACGATGAGGCTATAGTAAGGAGGGTGATTGAACATCACCTGGTGCGGGAGGGTTTTCAGGTGATCACCGCCGGGGACGGTGGCAGCGTCTTTGAGCTGGTCCGTGCCCATAAGCCGGAACTGATCATCCTGGACATACTTTTGCCTGACGTTGACGGCATCGAAGTTTGTCGAGAAATACGCAAGAAGAATAATGTCCCGATCATATTTCTGACATCCAAGAGAGATTCTTCAGATATTATACTGGGCCTGGGCGTCGGCGGGGATGACTATATAGTTAAACCTTTCAACCCAAAAGAACTGATTGCCCGGGTAAAGGCGAACCTGCGCCGGTGCCTCATGCAAAACACGGTCTATCAATGCCCGGAGCAAGAGAAAATACTCACCTATCCAGGTCTAGAAATAGACCTGTCCAGCCGCTCGGTCTTGGTGGACAGCTCCCCGGTCGCCCTCACCAATAAAGAGTTTGAACTTCTTACTTTGCTGGCGCAAAACCCCAACCGGGTCTTTTCTTATAACCAGATACTAGAATCGATATGGCAATTCAAATACAACGCTGACTACCGGACGGTAATGGTTCACGTTAACAGGCTTCGCAAGAAGATAGAGGCGGATCACTCTAAACCGCGTTATATCATCACCGTAAGGGGCGTAGGGTATAAATTCCACCATCAATAG
- a CDS encoding polymer-forming cytoskeletal protein, producing the protein MRLTDLVTNFFGAGTSCENPGLIEINGVVNGMICKGNGVIINPSGRFCGKIEARILEIAGVVHGDVEVDTLVIHSSGQLYYGKLSCKHLSAKDGSILVDSGESESEKMNDTAEGESTGDTSPTGDIGDISDENLYENPANSSRELLDDALDAGRQHSRDDDVQEILPSPAGARALEVDRQEPLPNYKQPHFYSSY; encoded by the coding sequence ATGAGGTTAACGGATTTGGTGACCAATTTCTTTGGTGCTGGAACCTCGTGCGAGAATCCCGGTTTAATCGAAATCAACGGTGTCGTTAACGGCATGATTTGTAAGGGAAATGGCGTGATAATCAATCCTTCTGGCCGTTTTTGCGGGAAAATCGAGGCCAGGATCCTTGAGATTGCCGGCGTAGTGCACGGCGATGTGGAAGTCGATACCCTGGTAATTCATTCCTCTGGACAGCTGTATTATGGCAAATTAAGCTGCAAGCACCTGTCCGCCAAAGATGGAAGCATACTAGTTGATAGTGGCGAGAGTGAAAGCGAGAAAATGAATGATACGGCGGAAGGGGAGAGTACAGGCGACACCTCTCCAACCGGCGATATCGGGGATATTTCTGATGAGAACCTTTATGAGAATCCGGCCAACTCTAGCCGTGAACTATTGGATGATGCTCTTGACGCTGGAAGGCAGCACAGCCGGGACGACGATGTTCAAGAGATACTACCGTCTCCGGCCGGGGCACGTGCCCTGGAGGTAGATAGACAAGAGCCACTTCCCAACTACAAACAACCACACTTCTATAGTAGTTACTAG
- a CDS encoding peptidoglycan DD-metalloendopeptidase family protein: MTNLRVPGWFFKMAAGATIAILAASTYLLVSNLRLRSEAEYCEELEVANRRQQQEILRLKQEAKIIRDKMQVVEELDKQLRKLLGLPPMKSTNSLEEEAGSMGGGIPSIDIPGAIETDESGMQGATVPGFDELNSLLERQAASLAELKTDVIARRQYLAALPTRWPARGIITSRFGYRQSPFGGGREFHDGLDIAAGTGAPIFAAGNGRVTFASWLAGYGRTVIIDHGYGYRTQYSHTSSILVRRGQKVKKGDLIARVGSTGRSTGPHLHFMISVKGKLVDPLGILP, encoded by the coding sequence GTGACCAATTTGAGAGTTCCCGGCTGGTTTTTCAAAATGGCGGCGGGGGCTACGATTGCCATACTGGCTGCGAGTACATATTTGCTCGTTTCCAACCTGCGACTGCGTTCCGAGGCCGAATACTGTGAGGAACTTGAGGTTGCCAATAGGCGGCAACAGCAGGAGATCCTGCGGCTCAAACAAGAAGCGAAGATTATTCGAGATAAAATGCAGGTCGTGGAGGAGCTGGACAAGCAACTGCGAAAACTATTAGGCCTTCCACCCATGAAAAGCACCAATTCTCTGGAAGAGGAAGCGGGTTCGATGGGGGGTGGCATCCCATCCATTGACATTCCCGGCGCAATCGAAACAGACGAGTCGGGAATGCAGGGAGCGACTGTGCCGGGCTTTGACGAGTTGAATTCATTGCTGGAACGGCAAGCCGCCAGTCTGGCGGAATTGAAGACAGACGTTATTGCTCGACGTCAATATCTGGCAGCCCTTCCTACCAGATGGCCGGCACGGGGTATCATCACTTCCAGGTTCGGTTACCGTCAATCTCCTTTTGGTGGTGGAAGAGAGTTTCACGACGGGTTGGACATTGCCGCCGGTACAGGCGCCCCGATCTTTGCGGCAGGCAACGGCCGGGTCACATTTGCCAGCTGGCTTGCCGGCTATGGTCGTACCGTGATCATCGACCACGGATACGGTTACCGGACCCAGTATTCCCATACTTCTTCGATCCTGGTTAGGCGAGGGCAGAAGGTCAAGAAAGGGGACCTCATTGCCAGAGTAGGTTCCACCGGCAGGAGCACAGGCCCTCACCTGCATTTCATGATTTCGGTGAAGGGGAAGCTGGTTGATCCGCTTGGAATATTACCATAG
- the fliD gene encoding flagellar filament capping protein FliD, with protein MADEAKLDDYLANNLQAVADLLGSTSGVAQKVKNLVSPYVEDLVGIIARDQKSINGRIKEIDRRIQGIEERLTHQEQALRAQLSTILHLMAELNAQ; from the coding sequence ATAGCAGATGAGGCTAAGCTTGATGACTACCTTGCCAATAACCTTCAGGCGGTAGCTGACCTTCTTGGCTCTACGTCGGGAGTAGCCCAGAAAGTGAAGAATCTGGTGTCGCCGTATGTGGAGGATCTGGTCGGAATCATTGCCCGTGATCAGAAGTCGATAAACGGCAGGATTAAGGAGATCGACCGGCGCATTCAAGGTATAGAGGAGAGGCTTACCCATCAGGAACAGGCTCTCCGGGCGCAGCTTTCGACCATATTGCACCTCATGGCAGAACTCAACGCCCAA
- a CDS encoding ParM/StbA family protein: MTKLIGLDVGYGFVKATDGESGYSFPSVVGEGHTKPTFSTRSNHTLDDLKIGLGQKLYFVGKAAIRHSKFVYRDLSYARALGEDFEILFYSALSLFCCNRTNEFRVVTGLPVERIHLAEDLQTRVRGERTIKILQGREIQDTRVYVSEVEIVPQPLGTYWSEFLSPDGGKSAFPMQGLTGIIDIGFRTTDLAAIEDGEYIPEKSKSLSVGLATAYSDVGSNLAMEYGLEKEHYALDSVIIERKINISGQTLDIADIVASAFEKLAMNILVEINSQWKCPDFDNLILTGGGGQAIGSYLLPHLPQAKLAADPITANCRGYLAWGNWLWRSPGAGEEVQTQTEQDLKVIS; this comes from the coding sequence ATGACAAAACTAATCGGTCTGGATGTCGGTTATGGTTTTGTAAAAGCTACCGATGGGGAATCCGGTTATTCTTTTCCCAGTGTAGTAGGTGAAGGCCACACTAAACCAACATTTAGTACAAGAAGTAACCATACACTCGACGATTTGAAGATCGGACTGGGGCAAAAGCTATATTTCGTCGGCAAGGCCGCTATAAGGCACTCGAAATTCGTCTACCGCGACCTTTCCTACGCGCGCGCTTTGGGAGAGGATTTTGAGATTCTTTTTTACAGCGCCTTAAGTCTATTCTGCTGCAATCGTACTAATGAGTTCAGGGTAGTCACGGGCCTCCCGGTGGAAAGGATACATTTGGCCGAAGATCTCCAGACACGGGTTAGAGGCGAAAGGACTATCAAGATTCTGCAGGGAAGGGAAATTCAGGATACCAGGGTATATGTTTCCGAAGTAGAAATAGTGCCCCAGCCGCTGGGTACTTACTGGTCTGAATTTCTCAGCCCGGATGGAGGAAAGTCAGCGTTTCCCATGCAGGGCCTGACAGGGATCATTGACATCGGCTTCCGCACGACCGATCTGGCCGCAATAGAAGATGGTGAATACATACCGGAGAAAAGTAAATCGCTATCGGTGGGTCTGGCTACAGCATATAGTGATGTCGGCTCGAATCTGGCCATGGAATATGGACTGGAAAAGGAGCATTACGCTCTTGACAGTGTCATCATTGAGCGTAAAATCAATATTTCTGGACAGACACTTGACATTGCAGATATTGTCGCCAGTGCATTCGAGAAGCTGGCTATGAACATCCTGGTGGAGATCAATTCCCAGTGGAAGTGTCCCGATTTCGACAATTTGATACTTACTGGCGGAGGCGGACAGGCCATTGGTTCTTACCTGTTGCCACATCTGCCGCAGGCAAAACTGGCCGCCGATCCCATTACCGCCAACTGCCGTGGATACCTGGCCTGGGGCAACTGGTTATGGCGGTCTCCGGGTGCCGGCGAAGAGGTTCAAACTCAGACCGAACAAGATCTTAAGGTGATCTCTTGA